In the Stigmatella erecta genome, one interval contains:
- a CDS encoding cysteine hydrolase family protein — protein sequence MKSQVKELPLPAFYRASHAGAYGYSPNAGVLQTEAMTWSAANGLSPAATDRFNLHLLLIDVQKDFCFPEGSLYVAGRSGQGAIDDSRRIAEFVYRNLGVLSNVTTTLDTHFAYQIFFPSFWVDENGQMLTPYREVTREQIERGQARPNPAVAKWLCGGNYPWLLKQVKYYCDELERAGKYTLYLWPPHCLLGSDGHALAGVVQEARLFHAFARGAQSWCEVKGGNPLTENYSVLRPEVLSRHDGQPLAQRNTQFLKTLLTADAVVIAGQAASHCVKSSIDDLLSEIVAQDAALARKVYLLTDCMSSVTVPDGKGGFAADFTPQAEAALQRFADAGMHLVKSTDPLANWTDLRIG from the coding sequence ATGAAGAGCCAGGTGAAGGAGCTTCCGCTGCCGGCGTTCTACCGTGCGAGCCACGCGGGCGCTTACGGCTACAGCCCGAACGCGGGCGTGCTTCAGACGGAGGCGATGACGTGGAGCGCCGCGAACGGCCTCTCGCCGGCCGCCACGGACCGGTTCAACCTGCACCTGTTGCTCATCGACGTGCAGAAGGACTTCTGCTTCCCCGAGGGCTCGCTCTACGTCGCGGGCCGCAGCGGCCAGGGCGCCATCGACGACAGCCGCCGCATCGCCGAGTTCGTCTACCGCAACCTCGGCGTCCTCTCGAACGTCACCACCACGCTCGACACGCACTTCGCCTACCAGATCTTCTTCCCCTCGTTCTGGGTGGACGAGAACGGCCAGATGCTCACTCCCTACCGGGAGGTGACGCGCGAGCAGATTGAACGCGGCCAGGCCCGCCCGAACCCCGCGGTGGCCAAGTGGCTGTGCGGCGGCAACTACCCCTGGCTGCTCAAGCAGGTGAAGTACTACTGCGACGAGCTGGAGCGGGCCGGCAAGTACACGCTCTACCTGTGGCCTCCCCACTGCCTGCTGGGCAGCGATGGCCACGCGCTGGCCGGCGTGGTGCAAGAGGCCCGCCTCTTCCACGCGTTCGCCCGGGGCGCCCAGTCCTGGTGCGAGGTGAAGGGGGGCAATCCGCTCACGGAGAACTACTCCGTGCTGCGTCCCGAGGTGCTCAGCCGCCACGATGGCCAGCCGCTCGCCCAGCGCAACACCCAGTTCCTCAAGACGCTGCTCACCGCGGACGCCGTCGTCATCGCCGGCCAGGCCGCCAGCCACTGCGTGAAGAGCTCCATCGATGATCTGCTGAGCGAAATCGTCGCCCAGGATGCCGCGCTCGCGCGCAAGGTCTACCTGCTCACCGACTGCATGTCCTCGGTCACCGTGCCGGATGGCAAGGGGGGCTTCGCCGCCGACTTCACGCCCCAGGCCGAGGCGGCCCTCCAGCGCTTCGCCGATGCCGGCATGCACCTGGTGAAGTCCACCGACCCGCTCGCAAACTGGACGGACCTGCGCATCGGCTGA
- a CDS encoding protein phosphatase 2C domain-containing protein produces the protein MVSPFEVVSASVVGREHVRSGRNNQDALCLQTSGEALAAVVADGCGSGAHSEVGAQLGARCVAQSVLAVLGRGLPLEAPEFLPTVRTEVLGFLASLTGQLGDALLGEHLLFTVVGVVVTPAQTLVFAAGDGVWALNGEVHALGPFPNNAPPYLAYGLLSPEAVPLERQALVPTEDVSSLLIGTDGAADLRGLCEARVPEREEAVGPFSQYWTEDRYFQNPDALRRRLALLGRESIRADFTARRLVRTPGLLSDDTTLVVLRRRLGRA, from the coding sequence ATGGTTTCCCCCTTCGAGGTGGTCTCCGCCTCCGTCGTGGGCCGCGAGCATGTGCGCTCCGGCCGCAACAATCAGGATGCCCTGTGTCTCCAAACGTCCGGCGAGGCGCTGGCCGCCGTGGTGGCCGATGGCTGTGGCAGCGGCGCGCACAGCGAGGTGGGGGCGCAGCTCGGCGCACGCTGTGTGGCCCAGTCCGTGCTCGCGGTGCTCGGCCGCGGGCTTCCCCTGGAGGCTCCGGAGTTTCTCCCCACCGTGAGGACCGAGGTCCTGGGCTTTCTCGCCTCGCTCACGGGACAACTGGGCGATGCGCTCCTGGGCGAGCACCTGCTCTTCACCGTGGTGGGCGTGGTGGTGACTCCGGCCCAGACGCTCGTCTTCGCCGCGGGGGATGGGGTGTGGGCCCTCAATGGCGAGGTGCATGCGCTGGGCCCCTTTCCCAACAATGCTCCGCCCTACCTGGCCTATGGGCTGCTGTCGCCGGAGGCGGTGCCCCTGGAGCGGCAGGCGCTCGTTCCCACCGAGGACGTGTCGAGCCTGCTCATCGGCACGGATGGCGCGGCGGACCTTCGAGGGCTCTGCGAGGCGCGGGTGCCGGAGCGGGAGGAGGCCGTGGGGCCGTTCTCGCAGTACTGGACGGAGGACCGGTACTTCCAGAACCCGGATGCGCTGCGGCGCCGGTTGGCCTTGCTGGGCCGCGAGTCCATCCGGGCGGACTTCACCGCCCGGCGGCTGGTGCGGACCCCGGGGTTGCTCTCGGATGACACCACGCTCGTCGTCCTGCGCCGCCGCCTGGGGAGGGCCTGA
- a CDS encoding NUDIX hydrolase — protein MSYTYEYPRPAVTVDCVVFGLDEGDLKVLLIQRGAEPFAGKWALPGGFVQMEESLEEAARRELEEEAGIRPSHLEQLYTFGAPGRDPRGRVITVAYFVLVKLSDYRPRASSDAREAAWFSVWDTPKLAFDHADVLTTALQRLKGKVRYQPIGFELLPPKFTLTQLQRLYETVLERQLDKRNFRKKILAMDLLEELDEVEQDVSHRAARLYRFDHRKYKQLEKAGFNFEL, from the coding sequence GTGAGCTACACCTACGAGTACCCCCGGCCCGCCGTGACGGTGGACTGCGTGGTGTTCGGCCTGGACGAGGGGGATCTGAAGGTGCTCCTCATTCAGCGAGGCGCGGAGCCGTTTGCCGGTAAGTGGGCGCTGCCGGGAGGGTTCGTGCAGATGGAGGAGTCGCTGGAGGAGGCCGCTCGCCGGGAGCTGGAAGAGGAGGCGGGTATCCGGCCCAGCCACCTGGAGCAGCTCTACACCTTTGGCGCGCCGGGCCGGGATCCCCGGGGCCGGGTCATCACCGTGGCCTATTTCGTCCTGGTGAAGCTGAGCGATTACCGCCCCCGGGCCTCCTCGGATGCGCGCGAGGCCGCCTGGTTCTCGGTCTGGGACACTCCCAAGCTGGCGTTTGATCACGCCGACGTTCTCACCACCGCGCTGCAACGGCTCAAGGGCAAGGTCCGCTACCAGCCCATCGGCTTCGAGCTGCTGCCGCCCAAGTTCACCCTCACCCAGCTCCAGCGCCTGTACGAGACCGTCCTGGAGCGGCAGCTCGACAAGCGCAACTTCCGCAAGAAGATCCTCGCGATGGACCTCCTGGAGGAGCTGGACGAGGTGGAGCAGGACGTCTCCCACCGCGCCGCGCGCCTCTACCGGTTCGACCACCGCAAGTACAAGCAACTGGAGAAGGCGGGCTTCAACTTCGAGCTGTAG
- a CDS encoding diacylglycerol/lipid kinase family protein has product MNVAVLVNLRSRRGSEVVGGLVRRFLPRARVALTHSVEEARAWIDQQLRPNPPSLLLAGGGDGTITGLVNEFRAQGLALPALGVLPLGTGNAWAHVTGAPRPAKALRQLAAYGERLPPLRPFALVRVEGLLAPFAGTGWDAELVQDFKSQLASSGPLRGTQAGLRGYLGALFSRTIPRHVFGDGNPQVSLYNLGEPALTVDAQGAIRPLPGGETGALLYRGPAGVAGAATTPEWGFGFKAFPFAQAVPHRLSVRVYSGTVLEATRNMFKLWRGAHPMPRMHDFFVQRVRMEFDRDVPFQIAGDVIGLRRSVEFELSGESVQLIDWHQLSSLMRR; this is encoded by the coding sequence ATGAATGTCGCCGTTCTCGTCAACCTGCGCTCCCGCCGGGGCTCCGAAGTCGTCGGAGGCCTCGTCCGGCGATTTCTTCCCCGGGCTCGCGTGGCCCTCACCCACTCGGTCGAAGAGGCTCGCGCCTGGATTGATCAGCAGCTGCGGCCCAATCCCCCCTCCCTCCTGCTCGCAGGCGGCGGCGACGGCACCATCACCGGCCTCGTCAACGAGTTCCGTGCGCAGGGGCTGGCGCTGCCCGCCCTGGGCGTGCTCCCCCTGGGCACCGGCAATGCCTGGGCCCATGTCACCGGGGCCCCCCGCCCCGCCAAGGCCCTCCGGCAGCTCGCGGCCTACGGCGAGCGTCTGCCGCCCTTGCGGCCCTTCGCCCTCGTGCGCGTGGAAGGCCTCCTGGCCCCCTTCGCTGGGACCGGGTGGGATGCCGAGCTGGTTCAGGACTTCAAGAGCCAGCTGGCCTCCTCGGGGCCCCTGCGCGGCACCCAGGCCGGCTTGAGGGGCTACCTGGGCGCCCTGTTCTCCCGCACCATTCCCCGTCACGTCTTCGGGGACGGCAATCCCCAGGTCTCCCTCTACAACCTCGGAGAGCCCGCGCTCACCGTGGACGCGCAGGGCGCCATCCGGCCGCTTCCCGGCGGCGAGACGGGGGCCCTGCTGTACCGGGGGCCCGCCGGGGTGGCGGGCGCGGCCACCACCCCCGAGTGGGGCTTCGGCTTCAAGGCCTTCCCCTTTGCCCAGGCCGTGCCACACCGCCTCTCCGTCCGCGTCTATTCGGGCACCGTCCTCGAGGCCACGCGCAACATGTTCAAGCTGTGGCGCGGGGCTCACCCCATGCCCCGCATGCATGACTTCTTCGTTCAGCGGGTGCGCATGGAGTTCGACCGCGACGTCCCCTTTCAGATCGCCGGGGATGTCATTGGCCTTCGCCGCTCGGTCGAGTTCGAGCTGTCCGGGGAGAGCGTTCAGCTCATCGACTGGCACCAGCTTTCGAGCCTCATGCGCCGGTGA
- a CDS encoding Ig-like domain-containing protein has product MNSTKRLFFLSAVFLASCIQLPGIERPPGLTLTLTEPADTTYTNGAVRIQLHVQGAIPEHVELLLDDQPLTKLEAPYQFEWDTRSTPEGSHQLRARAHLDGQELRSEAREVVVDRTPPRIAEQKPTPGAQDVWVRDPIEAIFSEPVKANTLTQDSVKLEVGAAEVATTLSLSSDGKRLTLTPVTRPTVPNSLQLLLSGAITDLAGNPLASPMGAWTWNLPLSFSAGTLSIPGETFPYAPHLLIDNENNPFVSWVERTQAPRDPFTIHTYHLAASEWTSTGHTLTAHITFENLTWHPHTAHLDSSNNPLIVWPQIDESSSIGAHHLTIKHWNNPNWKELANTSPTNPTIFDIEDNSGFAIRLDDKDVPTLVWTSANSNLRVWRRTNNTWLELAAALNTKPIIRPDHIQLHLDSTGKPYVAWTEGDILVRRWNGSAWEEQGNPIGNFPGDTTAQPESMLLDEVNRPILAWTETDIAVPSTQLMVSRLEGSAWQALGTPLDISTGYDAFISSVSLQKDNAGNLLIAWMSASPPPHQFVYQINLRRWNGNDWVELGASIPVAAYRYNPYEPRTMSFAIDRAGRPYLAWPGMLLGAPGEPGVQIHRYNY; this is encoded by the coding sequence ATGAATTCTACGAAGCGCCTGTTCTTCCTGTCCGCGGTCTTCCTTGCCTCTTGCATCCAGCTCCCAGGGATCGAGCGCCCACCGGGCCTGACGTTAACCCTGACGGAACCAGCGGACACCACATACACCAACGGGGCGGTCCGCATTCAGCTTCACGTTCAAGGGGCGATCCCCGAGCACGTGGAGTTGCTGCTGGATGACCAGCCACTCACCAAGCTCGAAGCCCCCTACCAGTTTGAATGGGATACGCGGAGTACCCCCGAGGGCTCGCACCAGCTCCGCGCACGTGCGCATCTAGACGGCCAAGAACTCCGCAGTGAAGCCCGTGAAGTCGTCGTGGACCGCACACCGCCCCGGATCGCCGAGCAAAAACCCACTCCGGGTGCTCAGGACGTATGGGTTCGAGACCCGATTGAAGCCATTTTCTCCGAGCCCGTGAAAGCCAACACCCTGACGCAGGACTCCGTGAAGTTGGAAGTGGGCGCAGCAGAAGTAGCCACGACGCTCTCCTTGTCCTCGGATGGCAAAAGACTGACCCTCACGCCGGTCACGCGCCCGACGGTACCCAACAGCCTTCAACTGCTTCTCTCAGGAGCAATCACTGACTTGGCGGGCAACCCGCTGGCTTCGCCCATGGGAGCTTGGACCTGGAATTTGCCGCTCTCGTTTTCGGCCGGAACGCTCAGCATCCCGGGAGAGACCTTCCCCTATGCTCCTCACCTGCTAATTGACAACGAGAACAATCCATTTGTGTCATGGGTCGAAAGAACCCAGGCCCCACGCGACCCATTCACCATCCACACCTACCACTTAGCAGCCAGTGAATGGACTTCCACAGGCCACACTCTGACAGCACACATCACCTTCGAAAACCTTACTTGGCATCCGCACACCGCTCACCTTGACTCCTCAAACAATCCGCTTATCGTCTGGCCTCAAATAGACGAATCTTCATCAATCGGCGCCCACCACCTAACCATCAAACACTGGAACAATCCCAACTGGAAGGAGCTTGCCAACACCTCACCCACCAATCCAACTATTTTTGACATTGAAGACAACTCAGGCTTCGCCATCCGCCTTGACGACAAGGACGTCCCGACTCTCGTCTGGACCTCCGCAAACTCTAACCTCCGCGTCTGGCGAAGAACCAACAACACATGGCTCGAACTCGCCGCCGCACTCAACACAAAACCAATCATCCGGCCTGACCACATCCAACTTCATCTGGACAGCACAGGCAAACCCTACGTCGCATGGACAGAGGGAGACATCCTCGTGCGCCGCTGGAACGGCAGCGCCTGGGAGGAACAAGGAAATCCCATAGGTAATTTTCCCGGGGATACGACCGCTCAGCCCGAAAGCATGCTTCTGGATGAAGTAAACAGACCCATCCTCGCATGGACGGAGACAGACATTGCCGTCCCATCAACTCAACTCATGGTCTCACGCCTCGAAGGCTCAGCATGGCAAGCCCTTGGAACTCCACTCGACATAAGCACCGGCTACGATGCATTCATCTCCTCTGTCAGCCTGCAGAAGGACAACGCAGGCAATCTCTTAATTGCCTGGATGAGTGCAAGCCCTCCTCCACACCAATTCGTCTATCAAATCAATCTCCGGCGCTGGAACGGAAACGATTGGGTTGAACTTGGAGCATCCATTCCTGTCGCAGCCTATCGGTACAATCCCTATGAGCCGCGAACGATGTCCTTCGCCATTGATCGCGCGGGGAGACCCTATTTGGCCTGGCCGGGAATGCTTCTTGGCGCACCTGGAGAACCCGGTGTCCAAATCCACCGGTACAATTACTAA
- a CDS encoding PEGA domain-containing protein, with translation MSNQAKAVHGALFNRQGQEVLSLAEFSERLFPPPTQNAEDIQRQLDAAQNQFYEARHSRAEQLLDSALQEISRLPVGASRWQIYTQAQFLHALNYRAAGKLRESDAAFRSVLRLEPQHTLDASLYAPSIRQAFEKVKGELARTKKMKLAVKSTLPASDVYLDGLKAGQTPLTLELLPGVYELTIVKDSAVSFPRRLHIQSPETPIFVDLAYEGSVSDRPFPCLASTGQSDEHTLSHAVRLGGTLGVEEVIVVRLERSSNRGPKWLAATVLHVEGGQKLREGGLKVQGLEASPESLSALVDFVTTGKAPPPLVVPSPQGTAPWTRLPATDAPLSNASRGDFDVSAPNRFSEDGLLSESAQRSRPPALRKASYAVLGGGAAALAAAGILRLMAQKDLDTLQKRLNARGRIDASDTESLALRNSLSSKNTLLTGLLIGSGAALTTGAVLFLVSPPRPAPPPVSLDVSVAPEGASANLLGRF, from the coding sequence TTGAGCAACCAGGCCAAAGCGGTTCATGGGGCCCTGTTCAACCGGCAAGGCCAAGAAGTCCTCAGCCTTGCCGAGTTCAGTGAACGCCTCTTTCCGCCTCCCACCCAGAACGCCGAGGACATCCAGCGCCAGCTCGATGCCGCGCAGAATCAGTTCTACGAGGCACGCCACTCCCGGGCAGAACAGCTCCTCGACAGCGCGCTCCAGGAGATTTCCCGCCTCCCCGTGGGGGCCTCTCGCTGGCAGATCTATACCCAGGCCCAGTTCCTCCATGCCCTCAACTACCGGGCCGCAGGCAAGCTCCGGGAGAGCGATGCCGCCTTTCGGAGCGTCCTGCGTCTGGAGCCTCAGCACACGCTCGATGCGAGCCTCTACGCCCCCTCCATCCGGCAGGCCTTCGAGAAAGTGAAGGGAGAACTCGCTCGCACCAAGAAGATGAAGCTGGCCGTGAAATCCACCCTGCCCGCCTCCGATGTGTACCTCGATGGACTCAAGGCTGGACAGACGCCACTCACCCTGGAGCTCCTGCCCGGCGTCTATGAACTCACCATCGTGAAGGATTCCGCCGTGAGCTTCCCCCGCCGGCTCCACATCCAGTCTCCAGAGACACCCATTTTCGTGGACCTCGCCTATGAGGGCTCTGTCTCCGACAGACCCTTCCCCTGCCTTGCCTCCACCGGCCAGTCCGATGAACACACGCTCAGTCACGCGGTCCGGCTCGGCGGCACGCTCGGCGTGGAAGAGGTCATCGTCGTGCGGCTGGAGCGCTCCAGCAACCGGGGGCCCAAGTGGCTGGCGGCCACCGTGCTCCATGTCGAAGGGGGTCAAAAGCTCCGGGAGGGCGGTCTCAAGGTCCAGGGACTGGAAGCCTCTCCCGAGTCGCTCTCCGCCCTCGTCGACTTCGTGACCACGGGCAAGGCGCCCCCACCGCTGGTCGTGCCGAGCCCTCAAGGCACGGCTCCCTGGACCCGCCTGCCCGCCACGGATGCGCCGCTCTCGAACGCGTCCCGGGGGGACTTCGATGTCTCGGCCCCCAACCGGTTCTCGGAGGACGGCCTCCTCTCGGAGTCCGCGCAGCGGTCCCGCCCGCCTGCCCTGCGCAAGGCGTCCTATGCAGTGCTCGGTGGGGGCGCGGCCGCCCTCGCGGCCGCAGGCATCCTCCGGCTCATGGCCCAGAAGGATCTCGACACCCTTCAGAAGCGCCTCAATGCCCGGGGCCGGATCGACGCCAGCGACACCGAGTCCCTGGCACTGCGGAACTCGCTCTCCTCCAAGAACACCCTTCTCACAGGACTTCTCATCGGCTCGGGGGCTGCCCTCACCACGGGCGCCGTCCTCTTTCTCGTCTCCCCCCCACGCCCCGCTCCCCCTCCGGTTAGCCTGGACGTCTCGGTAGCTCCGGAGGGAGCCTCGGCGAACCTTCTGGGCAGGTTCTGA
- a CDS encoding IgA Peptidase M64 — protein sequence MRVLLALLLATSASAAPRTFRVDYFHTGNASEERFSLDRLVVEPLAWPGNPARPVDETNLGKYLFEVRDSATNRVLYSRGFASIYGEWETTAEAKDVHRTFHESLRFPAPSQPAQVLLKKRDARNAFREVWSLPVDPQDMFVDPSSPASPGALLPLLENGPPSEKVDLLILGDGYTAQERAKFEKDARRMVDILFTFSPFKERKAGFNVWGLVPPAAQSGISRPSTGLHRRSPVGATYDAFGSERYILTFDNKAFREAAAFAPYDFVEILTNSNTYGGGGIFGLYGTVSADSLWSPYIFVHEFGHHFAGLADEYYTSDSAYLPAEDRPEPWEKNVTALKDPAQLKWKALLSPSTPVPTPWDKPAYEAHAQQVQQRRKKIRSDKRPESEMDALFTAQRDWEEKFLGAQKQARKVGAFEGAMYEARGYYRPQVDCVMFTRDRVPFCAVCQHALTEVIGLYSEKPAKSEVPAQ from the coding sequence ATGCGCGTCCTGCTTGCCCTGCTGCTGGCCACCAGTGCTTCCGCGGCCCCCCGCACCTTCCGTGTCGATTACTTCCACACCGGCAACGCGTCCGAGGAGCGCTTCAGCCTCGACCGGCTCGTCGTCGAGCCACTGGCCTGGCCCGGCAACCCCGCCCGCCCCGTCGATGAGACGAACCTCGGCAAGTACCTCTTCGAGGTGAGGGATTCAGCCACCAACCGGGTCCTCTACTCGCGCGGCTTCGCTTCCATCTATGGCGAATGGGAGACGACCGCCGAGGCCAAGGACGTCCACCGCACCTTTCACGAGTCCCTCCGCTTCCCCGCCCCCAGCCAGCCCGCCCAGGTGCTCCTGAAGAAGCGCGATGCCCGCAATGCCTTCCGGGAGGTCTGGTCGCTCCCCGTCGACCCGCAGGACATGTTCGTCGACCCGTCTTCCCCTGCCTCCCCTGGCGCCCTTCTGCCGCTGCTCGAGAACGGCCCTCCTTCGGAGAAGGTGGACCTGCTCATCCTCGGCGATGGGTACACCGCGCAGGAGCGCGCCAAGTTCGAGAAGGACGCGCGGCGCATGGTGGACATCCTCTTCACCTTCTCGCCCTTCAAGGAGCGCAAGGCCGGCTTCAACGTCTGGGGGCTCGTGCCCCCCGCCGCCCAGTCCGGCATCTCCCGCCCCTCCACTGGCCTCCACCGCCGCTCCCCCGTGGGCGCCACCTATGACGCCTTTGGCAGCGAGCGCTACATCCTCACCTTCGACAACAAGGCCTTCCGCGAGGCCGCGGCCTTCGCGCCCTATGACTTCGTGGAGATCCTCACCAACAGCAATACCTACGGTGGCGGTGGCATCTTCGGGCTCTACGGCACCGTGTCCGCCGACAGCCTCTGGTCCCCCTACATCTTCGTGCACGAGTTCGGCCACCACTTCGCGGGGCTCGCCGACGAGTACTACACCTCCGACTCCGCCTACTTGCCCGCAGAGGACCGCCCCGAGCCCTGGGAGAAGAACGTCACCGCGCTCAAGGATCCCGCGCAGCTCAAGTGGAAGGCGCTCCTGTCCCCCAGCACGCCCGTGCCCACGCCCTGGGACAAGCCCGCGTACGAGGCCCACGCCCAGCAGGTTCAGCAGCGCCGCAAGAAGATCCGCTCCGACAAGCGCCCCGAGTCCGAGATGGATGCGCTCTTCACCGCCCAGCGGGACTGGGAGGAGAAGTTCCTCGGCGCCCAGAAGCAGGCACGCAAGGTGGGCGCCTTCGAGGGCGCCATGTATGAGGCGCGCGGTTATTACCGGCCTCAGGTGGACTGCGTCATGTTCACCCGGGACCGCGTTCCCTTCTGCGCCGTGTGTCAGCACGCCCTCACCGAAGTCATCGGCTTGTATTCAGAAAAACCTGCCAAGTCCGAAGTCCCAGCTCAATGA